A portion of the Cervus elaphus chromosome X, mCerEla1.1, whole genome shotgun sequence genome contains these proteins:
- the CD99L2 gene encoding CD99 antigen-like protein 2 isoform X3, whose product MTQTTRPAGCPRTTPLKRQHRPQAAAPPPEQPPRPRGCRLAPPLAPQSLSRPTSPGPARPGARARARPHPPCQGRAARARHFWAGPCSEGRAPPPFAPPPPSPLLPDLPPRALSRSLCSSGPRPPASSHGGLALGVPHLPRFLLGHSCPERVSTSDNSCHREIAVGKTKRALVPLSKASSKVFLGHLHQKHPRSLRRRRE is encoded by the exons ATGACCCAGACCACGCGACCTGCCGGGTGCCCGCGGACCACGCCCCTCAAGCGCCAGCACCGCCCGCAGGCTGCGGCCCCGCCCCCCGAGCAGCCGCCCCGCCCCCGAGGCTGCAGGCTCGCCCCGCCCCTCGCGCCACAGTCGCTGTCCCGCCCCACCTCACCCGGTCCGGCACGCCCCGGCGCCAGAGCTCGTGCGCGCCCCCATCCGCCCTGCCAGGGCCGCGCCGCGCGCGCGCGCCACTTTTGGGCGGGACCCTGCAGTGAGGGCAGGGCTCCTCCCCCttttgctcctcctcctccttccccactccTCCCCGACCTTCCCCCTCGGGCTCTCTCTCGCTCACTGTGCTCCTCTGGGCCCCGTCCGCCGGCTTCCAGCCATGGTGGCCTGGCGCTGGGCGTGCCTCATCTGCCTCGCTTTCTCCTTGGCCACTCTTGTCCAGAGAG GGTGTCCACCAGTGACAACAGCTGTCACCGGGAGATTGCCGTTGGGAAAACGAAGAGAGCACTCGTTCCCTTGAGCAAGGCTTCTTCAAAGGTGTTTCTTGGCCACCTTCATCAGAAGCACCCGAGGAGCCTCCG GAGAAGGAGAGAGTAA
- the CD99L2 gene encoding CD99 antigen-like protein 2 isoform X4, whose product MTQTTRPAGCPRTTPLKRQHRPQAAAPPPEQPPRPRGCRLAPPLAPQSLSRPTSPGPARPGARARARPHPPCQGRAARARHFWAGPCSEGRAPPPFAPPPPSPLLPDLPPRALSRSLCSSGPRPPASSHGGLALGVPHLPRFLLGHSCPERVSTSDNSCHREIAVGKTKRALVPLSKASSKVFLGHLHQKHPRSLRF is encoded by the exons ATGACCCAGACCACGCGACCTGCCGGGTGCCCGCGGACCACGCCCCTCAAGCGCCAGCACCGCCCGCAGGCTGCGGCCCCGCCCCCCGAGCAGCCGCCCCGCCCCCGAGGCTGCAGGCTCGCCCCGCCCCTCGCGCCACAGTCGCTGTCCCGCCCCACCTCACCCGGTCCGGCACGCCCCGGCGCCAGAGCTCGTGCGCGCCCCCATCCGCCCTGCCAGGGCCGCGCCGCGCGCGCGCGCCACTTTTGGGCGGGACCCTGCAGTGAGGGCAGGGCTCCTCCCCCttttgctcctcctcctccttccccactccTCCCCGACCTTCCCCCTCGGGCTCTCTCTCGCTCACTGTGCTCCTCTGGGCCCCGTCCGCCGGCTTCCAGCCATGGTGGCCTGGCGCTGGGCGTGCCTCATCTGCCTCGCTTTCTCCTTGGCCACTCTTGTCCAGAGAG GGTGTCCACCAGTGACAACAGCTGTCACCGGGAGATTGCCGTTGGGAAAACGAAGAGAGCACTCGTTCCCTTGAGCAAGGCTTCTTCAAAGGTGTTTCTTGGCCACCTTCATCAGAAGCACCCGAGGAGCCTCCG TTTTTGA